A window of Nocardiopsis sp. Huas11 genomic DNA:
GCATGGTGAGCCGTCCTTTCGGTCGTATTTCAGTGTGGGACGCCGATCAGACCTCGGCGGTCGCCGGTCCCGGATCGAGGCGGATCGCACCGACGAAGTGGTCCTGGTAGTAGGGCGTTTCGATCGACACCTGGGTGACCGTACTGCCCGGGGCCGGGGCGTGGATCATCTCGCCTCCGCCGACGTAGATCCCCATATGGGAGGGGGGATCACCCTTATAGTGCAGATACAGGAGGTCGCCAGGCTGGAGCGAGTCGACGTCGAGGGGCTTCTTCTGCACGACGGCGACGTCGGCCCCGTCCCAGGTGGAGCTGGGCATGCCCCCGTTCCACTGGTCGAAGGTCGTCCTCGGTATCTGGACTCCCACGTCGTTCCACGCGGCCATGGCCAGGCCCGAGCAGTCGAAGCTGTCGGGCCCCGTCGCACCCCAGACGTAGGGTTTGCCGATCTGCCCCCGCACGTACTCCACCACCCCCCGGTGCGATGCGCCCGCGTTTCCGCGGAAGGCGGCCTGGTCGACTCCGCTGTCCTGGGCACAGCCCCCGTCCGAGCCCGAGTCGGCGGCGACCCGCTGGACGACAGGGTCGGCGTACGACGAGACGGACTCCGCCCCGTCGTACTCGCTGGGGGAGGTCGTCTCGTGGGCGGCGGACGACGACGCGGACGTCTGGAAGGCATTCCCGGTCAGGCCGCTCCCGGTCGGGCCGAACGCGTCCGTGGTCGTATCGGCCGGTCCGCACATGGCCGAGGCGAAGGCGATGCCCCCCATGGCCGCGAGGCCCGCCACGCCACCCACCACCCTCGCGGCAGCGCCCCGGTCGCCGTCCCGGCCGCGCGGGGCCAGCAGGAATCCACGCATGCGCGACCAGACGCGGGCCGCCGCGGCGAAGCCGACACGATGGCCGTTCACGCGCCCCCGCCCTCGCCAACGTTGCCCACGGCCGCACCTTGGAAGGCGAAGACGGTCCAGTCGCCTCCCTGAGGCACCATGGTGACCGCGTACGCGTAGGGCAGGGGCTGGTTCGCGCCCTCGCTCCCGGCGTTCGCCTGGAAGTGCACCTCCACCACGAAGATGACCGATTCGGTGCCGATGTGGCGGATACCCGTGACCATCGTCGAGGCGTCGTTCTGCTGCGGGTCCTGCGGGAGGCCGGCGTCCGGCGTGTTGAGAACGAGGGTCTCCAACGCTCCGAAGAACTCTTCGGAGACCATCGGTGAAAGCCGGTCGAGGCGCTCTTCGTCGGACTCCTCGGGTCGGGCCTCGCTGTAGGACGTGATGAAGTCCCGGGCGGTCTCGGCTCCGGTCTGGAGCTCGGCCTCGGAGAAGGGGATCATCGCCATGACGTCGTCGACGGGCTCCCCCCGAGGGGCTCCTCCCCCGGCCTCCCCATCCCCGGCCCCGGCCCCGGGAGAGACGCTCGTTCCCTGGCCCGGGTCAGAGGCCGGATCGCCGCCCGACACGAGCTGGAAACCGAGGAACACCAGGGCGACGACCAGGATGGCCACGATCGCGAACACGATCGTCTTCTCCCGCGAGCCCCCCGAGAAATCGCTCATGCCGGACCCACCACTCTGATCACGGGCACCCACTCGTCGAGAATGCGGACACGAACGGACCATCCATACCCGCATCGAGTCAAGAACGCAAGAGAAACCAAGAACCACATGTGTCACGAAGAGCGACTTTTCCTAACGCTTCGATGACGTTCCCTTTCCCGCCCTTCGCCGGGAGACCGTGGCGAGAAAGGTCCACCCGGAGCCCTTCTGCCCATTGACCAAGGGTGATCACGCAGAAGAGCCATCCGAGTCTCTTCCGTTCGTGAACAAGGACTTCATTCCTTCACTTTGGCCGCGTGGCTCACCCATCATCGGCTACTCAAAGTCATCATGATGGGACAACTCACTTGCCCGACTTCCGGTCAGGCCGGTATATATTGCCTGCCGTCCGTCCCCAGACCCGGACCACGGTGCCGCTGACACCGACCATGTCCGCGAGGTCCCCACGTCGACCCGGACGGGGAGACGACACTTCCACGAAGCGAAGCCGGTGAGGGGAGTCGAAGCGATGGCGAAGCGCGGACCCGAAGCCATCGGCCCGGAGGTCCCACGTACCGACGACCTGACCGACTGGCGCGAGGAGACGGTTGTACTGGGGTGCCACGGCGGGGCCGGCACCACGACTCTGCGTGTCCTGTTGAAGACCCCCTGGGACCTCGGCGCGTACGACGCCGAACGGGGGGAGATCGGCACCTTCGGCCGACCCCTCGTCCTCACCTGCCGCGACAGTGTCGCCGGGACGGCCCGTGCCGCGGAGGTCATCAACGTCCTCGAACGCAACGGGCTGCGCCCCGCGGCCCTGGTGGTCGTGGCCGACGGATCCGGACCAGAACCGTCCGAGTCCAGGGCGCGTCTGCGCCTGGTACGGGACCGGGTCGGACACCTCGTCCGGTTCCCCTTCGTCCCGTCGCTACGCTACGTCGACGCCGTCGACGCGGACCGGGTGAAGCTGCCGGCGAAGGCCAGAAGGGCCCTGGAGGAGATCAGAAAAGCCTGCCTCAGCGCAGCGACCGAGACCCTGTCGCAGCAGGGCGCAGGGTGAGGAGAGCGGGAGACGCATGGACGCCTTGCTGTACGCGAGTGACCTGACCGGCCACATGGCCATGGTGCCCATGGACTTCGAATGGAACAACAAGCCGGAGCTACCGGACTTCGATGACAACGACAACCCGATCGAGCAGGTGATCAGCTGGGGCCAGGGCATCATCGTCGTCATCGGCATCATCGGTGTCCTCTTCGCCGCGGGCAAGATGGCCATCGGCAAGTTCGGCCGATCCGACCTCGCCGCCGACGGTGTCGGAGGGCTGGTCTGGACGGTGATGGGGATCTCGCTCATGCTCGTGGCCGTCCCGATCATCCTCGCGATCGCCAGTGTCCCTGGCGCCGGCGACTGATGCTGTCGGGGCTGCTGCCCGCGATCGCGGACACCGTCCACATGGCAGCGGCGATCCCGGCCGAAATGCAGTGGGACCCCGTGCCGAGGATGCCGGACTGGGACGTCGGGAACACGCAGGGCAATGACGCGGACCCGATCGGACGCTTCCTCGGATACACCCAGGGGGTCATCATCGTCCTGGGGGTCATCGGCATCCTCTACTCCGCCGGAAAGATGGCGATCGGGAAGCTGGGTCGGTCCGAGATAGCCGCGGACGGAGTCGGCGGTGTGATCTGGACCATCATGGGGGTGTCCCTTGCGATGGTCGCCATTTCCGTGATCACCACCCTCGCGGGCGTGTGAACCGGGCCAGAGCAACACGACTGGGGGTTCTGTCAGGTGTGGGAACAGGTCGAGCTGGCATCGGGAGCCGAGCTGGCCCTGGCCGCCGGGCGTCAGGAGTTCAACAACTCCGGGAACGAGATCCTGGGTTACGTGGCCGGTCTCGGCGTGGTCCTGGGCATCCTCGCGCTCGTCGTCGTCGGCGGTCGAATGATCCATGCCAACTTCACCGGCGACCCCTGGATCGCCGCCCGCGGTATGGCCGACCTCCCCTACGTCGTGCTGGCGATCGTCCTCATCGTCGCCTCCGGCACCCTGGTCGGAAGCCTGCTCCAAGGCTCCACCCACGAGACCGAGGAAAACCTCGGGTCCCTCATCGAGGGGGTCGCGCAGGACCAGGACGAAGAGGAGCGGGAAGCAGCCGACTGCGAAGACGGTGTCGCCCTCGAGACCGAGGATGACAACTACATATGCCCTGACAAAGACGGTTACGAAGAACTCGACCACGCCACCGCGCTCTCGGGACCGGACGACCCGCGTTGCACGGACGACGGCTCGGCCAACTGCTGGGAATACTGCTACGAAGGCAGTTTCGGGTATTTCTCCAACGGCTTCAAGGCCTCGCCCTGCACGCCGGACGACCTGGACCTCATGGAGCCCGCCAACTGGAGCTACGCCCCCTATCACTGCCCCAATCTTCCCGCATCGTGGTGGGAGAGAAGCAACGCCTGCAGGGACCACCCGTTAGAGAACGCGGGGGAGCTCCCCGACGAGTACGGCACCGACCTCGACACGGCCAGGATGCAGAAATACTACGCCTGTGTACTGTATGGCGACTGGGTCCTGGGCAACCAGAACAAGGAATGGGCCAAGGACTCCCTCGGTCAATTCCGGATACCCGATCACTTCTGCCCGGTGACGGCCTCCGCTCGGCCTGACGACGAGTAGCCACTGGGTGAGAAGACGTGAACCGACCGAGAAGCCGAGGAGGTGGAACCAATGGAACAGGAAAACGTCGAAGGCTGGGTGACGGAGAGCCTTCAAGGCGTCATCGAGCGCATGTTCGGGCTGCTGATCGACAGCGGTGCCCGAGGCCCCGTCTGGGGTGAGTACCAGGGATCACCGACGAGCACCCAGACCGTCATCGACCAGGGCGTACTGCAGCTCCAGAACGTCTTCAACCCACTGGTCCTGTTCCTGGCGACGCTGGGCATCCTGCTTGCGGCCGCCCGCCTCCTGTGGACCCGTCGGCTCGACCCGATGATAGACCTGATTCGCGGACTGCTGACGGTCATCGTCGCCACCTTCGGCGGACTGTTCCTCATCTACGTCCTGTCGCAGTTCAGCAGCGCGTTCACCTCGATGATCCTCGGCGCGGGAACCTACCGGGCGCCCTACGACAACGGCTCCGGGCTGGACCGGGAAGTGAACTTCCTGTACGCCGCGCAGGAGGTCTACCCGAGCATCATGCGCGTGGGGGTCGTCAACGATCTGGGCTTCGGCGACAACGAAATCTCCCGCGGGGCAGTGTCCTCCATGGTCGGACTCGCCGTGATCCTCGGCGTGATCGCCCAGATGGTCGTCCTTACCCTCCTCGACGCGATCATCTACCTGATCGCCTGCCTCCTTCCGCTGGCCGCAGCCAGCGCCATGATCCCGAACCTGAAGCTCCTGCCGAAGGTCATCGGGTGGCTGTTCGCGTGCCTGCTGTACAAACCCCTTCTCCTCATGATCTATCTCTCCGGGCTCGTGATCCTGGCGACCGCGGACGACTACGGAACGGATGGCGAGGACGGTCTGCTCCGGTACCTGCTGGGAGCGGCGATCATGCTGCTGGCCACCGGGGCCCTCCCCGTCCTGATGAAGCTCATGAGCTCGGGAAGCATGTGGGCGATGGCCTTCCTCGCGGGCGGCGTCAATTCCGTGACCGGTGGCGGCGGTGGCGGCGGAGGCGGAAACAGCAGCGGTAGCAGTACCAGCGCCGACTCCGCCAGCACCAACGCCCAGTCCAACAGCTCGTCAGCCGACAGCGGATCCGCCAACGCCCAACAGGCCGCGGCCGGGGCCAACGAACGCGCCGCCGGGGTGTCCCGCAACCTCGACGGGGGCGGCACGGACACGGGCGGCGACGCGGCCGCCGTGACGGCGGCGAGCGCGGCCGGCACCGGAACGGGAGCCGCGGGCACGTCGCCCCTGGGAACACAGGGGCAGTTCGCCGGCCTGGACGGCGGCGGCACGGACGGTGCTGCGAACCCCGCCGGAGGCGCGGCCGACGGCGGTACGAACGGTGCGGCGAACCCCGCCGGAGGCGCGGCCGACGGCGGTGCCCCCGGGGCGACGGAGGTGACGAGTTCGACCGTCAGCGGCTCCGAGCAGTCCTCCAGCCAGACGGTCGCCTCCGGCGCCGACGACGTGGCCGGGGGCGCGGATGCGGGAGGCGGATTCTCCTCGGCCGGTGACGGCGGGGGCACGGCGCCGGGCCCGGACTCACCGGGCGGCGCGGTCATGGTCTCGGACGGCGGAGGCGGGGCCTACGACGGGGGAGGCGCGGTCTCCGGTGGAGGCGCAGGGGCCCCGCCCACCGGAGCGGGCTCGGATTCACTCGCCGACGGCGCAGACGGAAGGATGGTCTAGGTGGTTCGCACGTACGGAGGTTGGCGCCGCCGACGCAGCATCGGGCTGTTCGGGCTGGGGCTCAACGCGACCCTCATCCTGTTGGCCGGCCTGGTCGTGCTGATGCTGTCCGGCATGTTCGCGCCCACGTTCGCCCTCTACTTCCTGCCCGTCATGGTGGTGGCCTTCCTGCTCGCCGCGGTACCCGTGGGGGGCGAATCGGTGCTCAGCTTCCTGCTGACCCGGCTGCGCTGGTGGTGGGCCAAGGTCCTCGGACACACCCGCTACCGGGCCGGTGTCATGGTGGAGCACCCCAGGGCCTTCCAGCTGCCGGGCGTCCTGGCGCCCGTCACCCTGCTCTCCTGCGAGGACGGCAGGGGCGGCCGGTTCGGCCTGGCCTGGAACCGGCGCCTGGGGCACATGACCGCGACGGTCCTGGTCTCGTCCAACTCCGTGTGGCTCGCCGAGCCCTCCGACGTCGACACCTGGGTGGCCAA
This region includes:
- a CDS encoding pilin, yielding MWEQVELASGAELALAAGRQEFNNSGNEILGYVAGLGVVLGILALVVVGGRMIHANFTGDPWIAARGMADLPYVVLAIVLIVASGTLVGSLLQGSTHETEENLGSLIEGVAQDQDEEEREAADCEDGVALETEDDNYICPDKDGYEELDHATALSGPDDPRCTDDGSANCWEYCYEGSFGYFSNGFKASPCTPDDLDLMEPANWSYAPYHCPNLPASWWERSNACRDHPLENAGELPDEYGTDLDTARMQKYYACVLYGDWVLGNQNKEWAKDSLGQFRIPDHFCPVTASARPDDE
- a CDS encoding C40 family peptidase, producing the protein MNGHRVGFAAAARVWSRMRGFLLAPRGRDGDRGAAARVVGGVAGLAAMGGIAFASAMCGPADTTTDAFGPTGSGLTGNAFQTSASSSAAHETTSPSEYDGAESVSSYADPVVQRVAADSGSDGGCAQDSGVDQAAFRGNAGASHRGVVEYVRGQIGKPYVWGATGPDSFDCSGLAMAAWNDVGVQIPRTTFDQWNGGMPSSTWDGADVAVVQKKPLDVDSLQPGDLLYLHYKGDPPSHMGIYVGGGEMIHAPAPGSTVTQVSIETPYYQDHFVGAIRLDPGPATAEV